One genomic segment of Hordeum vulgare subsp. vulgare chromosome 2H, MorexV3_pseudomolecules_assembly, whole genome shotgun sequence includes these proteins:
- the LOC123430820 gene encoding FCS-Like Zinc finger 1-like, with product MAASVACAFFFDAEPVGEPGNHALDACALCTKPLARDSDVFMYRGDTPYCSEECRHEQMHLDAVSARQAARRQQRFSAGAESGCARRGVSVGS from the coding sequence ATGGCGGCATCAGTAGCCTGCGCCTTCTTCTTCGACGCCGAGCCGGTCGGCGAGCCCGGCAACCACGCGCTGGACGCGTGCGCGCTCTGCACCAAGCCGCTGGCGCGCGACAGCGACGTCTTCATGTACAGAGGCGACACGCCCTACTGCAGCGAGGAGTGCCGCCACGAGCAGATGCACCTCGACGCCGTCTCCGCCAGGCAGGCCGCCCGTAGGCAGCAGCGGTTCTCGGCGGGAGCAGAGTCCGGGTGTGCGCGCCGAGGGGTATCCGTCGGGAGCTGA